The Aedes albopictus strain Foshan chromosome 1, AalbF5, whole genome shotgun sequence genomic interval AGAGCCTACTggcgtcgttcctgatgtgcccgaggcactcctggCTGGGctatggcactttggaagcggtgccatgtCGCTTGAacagttgcttccggatgtgtgaaacttctgtagaggtcctgcagagcccactgctgggcTTCCGTCCACTTGAACAATCCGTATGCCCCGGTGCTCGATCACCTCCCGATGCCAAAAAGGTGGTAACTCCACACTGTTCATACTCTGGAACGAGCTCCATGTCGTATACTACTATATGGAGGAATTTGGGCGCCTTCCATCAGCACTCAATGCCTTCCGGAGAATGAAAAGGTGGAGCCAACTTTGATTCGCTGATGAGAAGTTGTACGCTGAGCTATCATCGGCAGAGACCTCGAAAGTAGACACAACTCTAAGACTTGGTGCTGCCGCTGTCGTAGGACGATATCTCGCGTAACGTAGCTAACGATTCCTCCCAAACTCGCCCTCTGCTTTTGAACCGAGTGTGTCCGATTCTCAGCCGAGTCAGAGCTTTCTGATCTCGAGCATTTTCCACATCTCTTCACTTTTGTACGTCATTCTTTATCCTACGTAGAAGGACTTCCCGGTTGTTGTGACAGGTTGAACTCCTCGCATACCACGAGTTCTGCATGATCCAGCGGCTTGCGTTACAAAGAGGAACCGAAGTTACCTCCTGCGGAGCGCGACATCCTTGATTTGCCAGAGTATCGGCAGCCTCATTGCCTGGGATGCCTATTTGCGAAGTCATCAGGAGCTAGCCTACGAAGGGCTCGTAGGGGCTTGCGCCCAAGGTTGATAACCCGATAGACCTTGGTATTCTATCATGAAACTCATACTAGCCTCACGAATTAACGTATCCCACTCAGGTGGAGTCAGTACGCCGTGATCGTTAGGGAGTTGGCGACGGATATCTCAAGGGAAGCCGTCCCAGTCTGCCTTCGCAATACTCGACTTAAGGCTTGATGCAGTAGACGGAGGACTACGGCCTACCTGCGACAAGAGAATAAGGAAGTGGTCACTACCATGATGATCGTCGTCTACTTGCCATGGTTTGTTGGATAACCATGACACAAGGGTTATACCTATTCGTGAGGCGAGTTGGATCTTGGCTCAGCTTGATCTCAACCCGTGTGCGTTCCAATGCAGTGCAACAAACGAGTGTCCATTCCCAGATAGCGGTGAAATAGCTAGGTGCTAGAATGCTAGTTATCGTAATTGTGATATTGTGCAAATAAATATATGTATCTCTCTATGAAAGACCTCCATTGCCAGCACTTCAAACAGAAAAAAGGATTCTTTCAACTCATTACCTATTGTTATGTACTTTATTATTATAACGCAGAGCGATTCCTGTGTCCAACAATCGCCTCCCTTTCCTACAATTCCGGAATCTGCGAATCCTCCACGACCCGCGTCGACGGTATGTACACCTTGAAGCCAAACTTGGACTTGGGAAAGGATCCGGTGTTCAGCACCGTACAGCCCTGTTCGGTCGTTTGGAAACCCTGGCAGGCATCGCCGATGACGATCAGATCCGGCAGGGGGTACAGGGACAGCGCCGCATCGTAGTTCCAGTGCACTGGGCATGCTATGGGGGTGAGCGGTGCGAGCGTTCCCTGGCTGATGAGAGTCCGAGCGAACTGAGGGAGACGAAATGGAGGTTAAATCATTGTAGAAGCGTTACATACGAAGTGGGAACTTACGTGATCCGCCAGTTGACCGCTCTTGGGAAAGTGTATGGTGTTACGACAGAGTTTCGTCACCAGATCCGACCGGCAGACTACGATCTGCTGGGTACAGTACTGTAGCCTGCATGGATTGGTTGCCAGGATCAGCCGTGGGTAGTATTTCTTTAGGTCAGCCGTTAGATGATCTGGCAGTGGTGGCCGCGGTAGGATATTGGCAATAGTGGGATCTTCGGAGGACGGCACTAGGACCACATCGGTTTCTCTCTTGAGTGACTCGTAGGAGGCTAGAATCTCGCCCAAAGCCTGAAATCGTTGCTTCAAGGTGTAGGGATTCTCACTGGACTTGCTGAACGGTCCCATCAACACTATGGCCCGGGGTGGAAATTGATCATAACCGGCCAACAGTTGCGTCAGTTTCTCGAACACTATCGGGTTATCCAACCAGCAGTCAGCCAAGAACACAATGCTGTCCTCACCGGAATTCGCCTCCAATTCGGCTAAATTTCTAGAATACTTGAGCAGATTCTTGGACCGACCTCCCCAGGTGTTGACCGTACCGAAGAAGGCTCGACTGCTGGATGCCAGTTCCGTTACGGGGAAACCCAGCTCGTCTATTTTGAGCGTTCCATCGTTATAGGTCCCGCTAACCAGGACAAAACATCCCTCACAGAACAATCCGGATGAGAAGACCGTTTCGCTAAGGTCGATCGGGACTACGCCAGTGGGATCCTCCAGGTAGAACTTGCCTTCGGTCAGCTGAGTTAGCAGACCGAGTACTACCACCTGAAACAAATCAATTTCGTTAACGGCATTCACAGCCTCATACCTCACGATCGAATCTTACCTCCTTCATCTTGGAAGTCGACAGCAGCAGTTCGATCTTCCTCAGGACCAGTTTCCTAACATCACCGATCGTGGAAACCTTGCTGGTGTTGAACATCTCGTGTCGGCACGTTTTCTGCCACAGCATCAGGTATCGCTCGCGAATGTACTCCGCTTTGACGTTCGGTCCCGGCAGATAGCCCCTCCGGCCCGCGTCCACCAGGAACTGCTTCTTTTCTTCGTTGTAACGGAACCGAGGCACGTCAAATGCATTGATAACGCTGAAGATGGTTTCGTGGTCCTCCAGGCCGGTGTTGTTCGCTTCCTTGATGGCCAGTTCGATGTGCTTTTTCTCTACGGCCGGTATGTCCAGATTTTGGCCTTGCACGTGACTGGCGATGTCCTGCAGCCATCGTTTGCGGGCCGCTTCTCCGAGAGGGGCGATCTGTTCGGCGAGGTAGTTGCTGGCTTCACTGTGAGGATAAAATAGGTGAAAGCATACTGAACCAACCATAGCCTAATTGattaattaatcattcattattcattagttatttgctttcattaactgatcatttgcatcatcatgagcaagactcaagctaggatggtagctacctacatacggtacatttaaattattgcatcatcatatgtgacatgcgcgaaagcgaaataaacaaatcatacgcggtagttggtcagcgggtgacctagtttgcttcagcaggtctatacctgttctagttggcatacgttaagccaaaaagaatgcataactaccggagtataacataataaaacatgtgactcatataaggaagcattctagccgcttccaattagatactaagtaagagacgcgagctttctctctcgcgcttttcgaagtactagaatgttggtactttagtaaagagagcgagagcggagaatgtgacgctaagcgcttaagttaagttaagtggggggagaaaaaataaccaaaaaattgtaattatatataaggtttaaaatttgaataaaatgagGAGTAGTAGTTTTAACAGGGAAGGTTTTAGTCGTCTTTTTAGTGGGATGACAAATTCGCCTTGACCACTCGGGTCAACATGTGCAATACTATTAACTTCAAATGGAGTGTTCATACCGTTCATACATTTGATAACTTTCCACACAAACTACAAGATGAGTATAGTACCGTCCAAATGTTACCCTAATGCTCGACTTGGAATCTTTTGAACCATTATAAGATTCTTCAGGGGTATTCTAGATCAACCTAACTACCCAAAAGTTCAGAACCTCAGATCTACAGGTTATGACAGTTGAGATGCAAGTCTAGTATTATCTCCTAAGCGAACCTTATACACACACCAGTGTGGACTTAACACATTTGGAGCTTCTCTGGGAGCCGACCGAGCTCTTGTACCAAGGTATCCAAAGCGGAGAAAGCCTAAGCGTGACGTAAGCTCAACAGTAGACCCTACTGAGCCGCTATAAAACCCCGCagatccggaagcaactctgcaCAAGTGACCTGGCACCGCTTTGAGCTAGAACACAAGGACAAACACGGACCATGCAACGGCATAGCTGCCCAGGTCCCAGGTACACGTGGAGATCGCAACAGTCTACCATAGTGCAGGTCACATATCACTGTAAATCACTGTAAGGCCGCACTACAGTTGATATGACGAAGTCTTGAAGTAAAGTTCAGATATATCCTTTTGCTGACGAACCCGTATCCACCGACAATGGAAATTGGGATGAGGATAAGGCAAACTTAGCAACGATCTGTACATCTGGTCGGCCTCCAGTTCAGCAGTGTCCCGTAATCATTGGTgaagatttcaacgcctgggcgatcgtATGGGTCAACCTCTCG includes:
- the LOC115264227 gene encoding DNA polymerase epsilon subunit 2: MSEIAKLKAQIVSWFNISGFQIRSEASNYLAEQIAPLGEAARKRWLQDIASHVQGQNLDIPAVEKKHIELAIKEANNTGLEDHETIFSVINAFDVPRFRYNEEKKQFLVDAGRRGYLPGPNVKAEYIRERYLMLWQKTCRHEMFNTSKVSTIGDVRKLVLRKIELLLSTSKMKEVVVLGLLTQLTEGKFYLEDPTGVVPIDLSETVFSSGLFCEGCFVLVSGTYNDGTLKIDELGFPVTELASSSRAFFGTVNTWGGRSKNLLKYSRNLAELEANSGEDSIVFLADCWLDNPIVFEKLTQLLAGYDQFPPRAIVLMGPFSKSSENPYTLKQRFQALGEILASYESLKRETDVVLVPSSEDPTIANILPRPPLPDHLTADLKKYYPRLILATNPCRLQYCTQQIVVCRSDLVTKLCRNTIHFPKSGQLADHFARTLISQGTLAPLTPIACPVHWNYDAALSLYPLPDLIVIGDACQGFQTTEQGCTVLNTGSFPKSKFGFKVYIPSTRVVEDSQIPEL